CAGAGCAACGGACTATGGGACCAGGAAAGGGCCAACGATGCCGATTAAATATTACTGCCCGAAATGCCACAGAAAATTCCTCGAGTGGGGCGCCAAGAAAATGAATTTCGCGTGCCCCAATTCCGACTGCAGCGCGGAGTCGCTGGTGCTGATGGACTCGACCACTTTGGAGGCGCCGGAAAAGCCCAAGCTGAAAAAGGTGAAACGGAAAAAGGCCCCGCCCGTCCCGCTTGGAGACGATTTTGACGTGGACGAGGGCATGGTGGACATGCCCCTCGAGGATGAAGATTTCGAGGACGTGGACGCCGAGGACGAGGAAGTCGAAGTCGAGGAGGAGATTGAGGTGGAGGAGGTGGTCGAGGTTGTTGAAGATTTTGACCCCGCCATCGGGGTGGCCGATGACACGGACGCCGAGGAGGACGAGGTGGTGGACGACACGGACGACTTTGAGCCCGAGGATTTGTCGCTGGACGAGGAAGTGCTGTAACAAGCATTCACGGCAACGCCCGGATGCCTGTCAAAGGGCCTCCGGGCGTTTTTGTCCACAGGACGGACGGTGATTTACTGGTTGTCGGCGCCCTTGGGGGGAGGCGCCGGAGTGTCTGCGGATGCCACATGAATTTTTTCAAATTCATAGGACACTTTTACCGCAGGAACGGCCTCGCGAAATTCGCGCCGGAAAAAGGTTGACAGGGAGGTGTTGGCCGGCACGGTAATCGTCACGCGCCGGTCCTGTTCTGGCATTTGAAGGACAGACTCCTCAAAAACAATTTCGGCCCCCATTCGCCCGGCAAGATCTCCGAGTATCTCCAGAAAATCCCGGTTCTCAAAAGACAATGGGGTGTCCGGGACCGGGGCCGTTATCTTGCGGTGGAATTCGGCGGACAACTCCTCTCCAAGCATCACATCCGGCGCATTTCCATCGGCAAGCCCCGCACCCGTGCCGTCGGAAACGGCCTTGTTGCCGTACTGAATGTCTGTGACCTGTTTTCTGGGAATTTTCATGGTCTCCCGGTTGGGGATGTATTCCAGTTCGACCATGTTGGGGGTGACGCGCACCACCCGTATCCCGCGCAGCACTTTGCCGTTTTTCAGCACCACCGAATCCCCCTCGGCGGGAGGGGGCTGGGAGGATTCTTGTGCCGCGGGGGATTCCGCCGCCTGAGGATCCGCCGGTGGGGTGTCCCGTTCGGGAGTTTGTGCCCACGTCATCCGGGCCGCACAAAGCGAAACCAGAAAAAACAGCACTGCTGCCATCAAACGCGGTTTCATGACGCACACTCCTTGTCAAATGACCAAATCATTGTAATTGGGGCGGAGAAAGAAATCAAGGGGGAGACGCAAAGTGTGCGATGTGATGATAAGCAAAAAAGGCCGGATGCAAAACATATCACACGGCGGCTACAGGGGCAGGAGCACCTGAAATGTGCTTCCCTGACCGGGTTTACTTCTGACCTGGACAAAGCCCCGGTGCCCCCTCACGATGCCCAGAACCGCCGCCAGACCCAGACCGCGCCCGGTGAACTTGGTCGAGAAAAAAGGGTCAAAAACGCGCTCGACCGTTTCGGGTGTCATGCCCTGCCCCGTGTCTGAAACCTCGAACCAGACATATTGCGCGCCTGCCTGGGGGGGCACGCCCCAAGTCTCACTGGAAAGGCCCTCCCTCCATTGAAGGACGCCTGTGCCCACAGAAATGGCGCCTTTCTGCCCGCCGAGCGCCTCAGACGCGTTCATGACCAAATTCATGAGGACCTGGATGATTTGGGCGGTGTCCGCCTCCACGGCGGGAAGCGTCTCCGCAAGGCGGAAACGCAGCAACGCGTTTTCAGACACGGCGGCCTTCAGCATGCCGCCGGTTTCGCGGATAATCCTGTTGATGTCCGCAGCCTCGACGGTGAAGCGCCCCTTTCCGGAATAGGCGAGCATTTGACGGCAGAGGTCCGCCGCCCGCCGCGACACATGGCCTATTTCAAGGATGCACTTGTAGGCCGGGCTGGGCGGGGGCACGTCCATAAGCGCGATGTCCGCGTTGCCGATGACGGCCATCAGCATGTTGTTGAAGTCATGGGCCACACCGCCCGCCAGCACGCCCAGGCTCTCCAGTTTCTGCGCGTGCAGCATCTGCGCCTCGAGTCTGCGCTTTTCCTCCTCGGCGACGACCACCGCGGTGATATCCTCCAGGGTGAACACCGCACATCGCTCCCCCCCCTCGCGTTCCAGGGGCGCGCCGTTCAGGGAGAGCACGGCGGTGCCGCCCGTCCGCGTCCGGGCGCCGCAGCGGAGATTATGAACGACCTCGCCCTGGGCGGCGACACGGGGGACCAGAGTCTCCAGAGGCGCGCCCCCCTCCTCAATGTGAAGGCTGCCCGAGACGGCGCGCAGGGGGCTGCCCTCCACCACGGTTCTTGGCTGTCCGAAAAGGTCGGCCATGCGGTCATTGGCGAAAACCACAAGCCCCGCCGTGTCCACCATGAGAATGCCGACAGGACTGGTTTCGGCGACGGTGCGGACCAGGCTCTGCTCGCGCAGGAGCGCCTCCTCCGCGCGCTTGCGCGGGGTCACATCGCGCAGCATGGTCAAAAGCGCCGGGCCGGACGGGTATGGAACGGTGATGCTGGATGCTTCCAGGGTCATGGTTTCCCCGTCAGGCCCCATGATGGCGATTTCCAATGCGGGCGCGGCGGCATCAGAGCCTGTCTCCCCGCCGGAGTCACGTTCCAGCCGTGCGGCGGCCTCGGCGGACAGGCGGGCGGCAAGGGGGGCGCCCTCCAGCAGTTCCGGCGCGGATACGTGGAGCATGCGGCATGCGGCCGGGTTTGCGAAGATTATCCGTCCGTCCCGGTGAACCAGAATGGCGTCGGGTGAGCCTTCGATCAGCAGACGGTGCTTGCGCTCGCTTTCGGCCAGCTCCGCCGTGCGCAGGGCGACTTGGCGGCGCAGGGTGGCAATCCACACCAGGGTCACCGCGAGGCCCGCCAGCGCGGCGAGAAGGGCCGCCAGGACATGGCGCATCCCGCGCATCAGGGTGTCCCGCTCGTGCACCCCCAGCCATTTCTCGTAAATGGTGCGGTACTCGCCTGTGGCCTTCAGGATGCGCATGCCCTCGTTGAGCTGCTCCAGGAGTTCCCGCCGGCCTTTGGGCACGGCAAAGCAGTAATCCCGCTCGCTCACGGAAAAAGGTGCCACGCGAAGGTTCGAGAGCCCCAGCATGTCGCAGAAAAAAAGGCCCTGATAGCGGTTTGCCAGCACGGCGTCATGCTCGCCAGAAGCCAGCAGGCGAAGCGCGGACGGAATATCCGGCGCCGTTGCCACCCGCCCGGCCAGACCGGACTCCAGCAGGTAATCGTGCATGATTTCCTCCTCCTGCACGATGACACTGCGGGATTTCAGGTCCTCCAAAACGCGGGGTGTCTCCCCCTCACGGGAAAAAACACCGTGGATGAGCACGCTGTGGGGAACACTGTAGTCCACCAACTGCTCGCGCTCCCGGGAATAGGCGTAGCCGGTAATGCCGTCAACGAGGCCCTCTTCAAGAAGACGCCGGGCCTCGGGCCAGGGCTTGAGCTGAAATTCCACCTCAAAATTCATCACACGCGCCACGGCCTGAAGGAGTTCAATGTTGAACCCCTTTGCCGTTCCGTTTTCCAGATACTCGTAGGGGGGGTAGTTGGCGTCGCCCGTGAAAACGAGCCGTTTGGGGACAGGATAGACGCCGGAAGTCTGGCCGGCGGCAGTGATGCACACAGCGGCGAGCAATGCCGCAAGCAGCAGGCGCCTGAAGCGGCGGGGTTCTTGCGTTTGGTGCATGTTCAGGGACTGTGGAGGCAACGAGTGAACCTTCTTTTGCGCGGTGGTGTACCGTGGGTGCGCACCAGACATAAACCCGCCGGGTGCACTCCCCTTTTATGGTACTCCATAAGCCGAATTGGAACAACAGAAAATCCGCACTTGATTCCGGGCGTCCTGCCTGACAAAATCAGGGACAGCAAATTGAAGGAGTCCGCCATGTCGTTCAGAAACGCTTTTCCGACAGCCGTCGTCGCCGTGCTCTGCGCCGCACATCCCGGCGGCTCACACGCTGTTGACCTGAATGCCAGGCATGTGTGGGTCTACCATGAGTCTGGGCGTTTCGGCGGGTGGCCCGCCAACCACGGCATTTGGGCCTGGGGCGATGAAATCCTGGTGGGATACAGCCGGGGCTGGTACAAGGACCTGGGGGAACGCCATCACATAGACCGGGACAAGCCGGAGGAGCACTGGCTGGCGCGCAGCCTGGACGGCGGCGAGACGTGGTCCCTGGAGCATCCCGCGGAAAAGGGCCAGTTAATCCCGCAGGGAGAGTCCCTCCACGGCATCGAGACGCCCGGTGTTCCCGTGCCGGAACTGCAACCCTGTCCGGGCGGCATCCCCTTCACCCATCCCGACTTTGCCATAACCCTGCGCATGTCGAGCGTGAACGCGGGAGTGTCCCGTTTTTACTGGTCAAACGACCGGGGCCATGAATGGCAAGGGCCGTTCCAGTTGCCGGATTTCGGGTTCAAGGGGACCGCCGCGCGCACGGACTACCTCGTGGACGGTCCGGACACCTGCACCGCGCTCATCACAGTGTCCAAGGCGGACGGCAAGGAGGGCGTTCCCTGCTGTGTCCGCACGGAGGACGGCGGGAAAACCTGGGAACTGGTGTCGCGGGTCATGCCCGACCCCAAGGGCTACGCCATCATGCCCGCAACCGTGCGCCTCTCCCCCGATGAACTGTACACGGTCATCCGCGAGCGGGATGATTCGGGGTCATGGCTTTCGGGCCACCGCTCGCTGGACAACGGAAAGACTTGGACCCGGGAGCAAAACCCCGTGGACGACTGCGGGACGGGCAATCCCGGCTCCCTCATTGTCATGAAGGACGGGCGGCTCTGCCTGACCTATGCGGTGAGAAACGAGCCTTTCCGCATGTGCGCGAAAATCAGCGCGGACAACGGCACCACCTGGTCGCCGGAACTGGTGCTGCGCGATGACGGCGCCAGCCGGGACATCGGCTATTCCCAGACGGTGCAGCGCGCGGACGGGCGCATTGTGACGGTGTATTACTTCACCGTTGAGGCTGACGGCCCGGAGCGCGGCATCGCCGCAACCATCTGGTCCCCGCCTGTTCCGTAACACTTCCCCCCTGCTTGCGGGGGGGGCAGGAGGGGGAAGTCGCGGGTATCCATCCCGCATTAACGCGAATATTTTGGAACCGACAAGGAGAGACACGATGAGACCCATCAACGCAGACATGATTCTCGGCATGGCGCGGGCCTACATGGAGTCCCGCATCCTGTTCACGGCGGTGGAGCTGGACCTCTTCACCCTGCTTTCGGATTCGCCTAAAACGCTGGACGAGGCCGCCGCCGCCAAAGACGCCTCAACGCGCGGCATGGCCATTTTGCTGGATGCGCTGGCCGCCATGGGGTTGCTGGAAAAGACGGACGGCCTGTATGCGTGCCCGCCCGAGGTGGCCGCGCTGATGTCCGCGGGGCATCCGGACAGCATCCTGCCCATGGTGAAACACTCGGGAAGCCTGTGGGCGCGCTGGTCAGAGCTCACGGACATCGTGCGTGAAGGTAAGGGCTCCGAACGTCCCTCCGGCGCGTTCGACGACCCGGAGGAGCTGGCGGCGTTCATCGGCGCCATGCATGTGGTCGGACGCCATGCGGCGGAGGACTTTGCGCGCCAGGCGGACGCAGGGAACGCGAAGAACCTGCTCGATGTGGGCGGTGCCACGGGCACCTACGCCGAGGCGTTTCTCCAGCTCAATCCGGAAATGCGCGCCACGGTTTTCGACCGGCCCCCGGTCATCGAGATGGCCCGGAAGCGTCTCGAAAAAACGGCGGTGATGCCGCGTGTGACCCTTGCGGCGGGAGATTTCTACGCCGACTCCCTGCCCGGCGGCCACGACCTCGTGCTGCTCTCCGCCATCATCCACCAAAACAGCCCGGAACAGAACGTGACGTTGTACAGGAAATGTTTCGATGCGCTGGTTCCGGGCGGAAGACTCATCATTCGCGACCATGTCCTGAGCTCCGACCGCACCAGGCCCGTCGGCGGCGCGCTCTTCGCCGTGAACATGCTGGCCGCAACCAACGCCGGAAACTGCTATACCCTCGACGAAATCCGGGAAACCCTTGAGGCGGCGGGATTCACCGGTGTGCGCCTGGTCAAGGACGGGGAAAGGATGGACGCCATGGTGGAGGCCTTCAAGCCGTAGCGGTCCCTGCCCCGCTATGACGGTGATTATTTTATCCCTTCTCTGCCATAATGGACCCATCACTGGCGACACGCCCTGGCAACACCGGAGGAGGGACTGGCCATGTTTGATTTGAGGGGACTTCTTGCCGCCGCATTACTGTCGGCGCTGCTGTGTTCCCTTTCGGCGGCACAGGAGTCGGCAAAGCATCCGGTGCTTCTCTCCCAAGGCCGGATGCCCACTGTGCTGGGCGCCGATGTGGACACAGGAGTTTTCCTTTGCCGGGAACAAAGCAAACTGGTCGCCCGTGAGTTGGACACTGGGGAGCAACGGTGGGC
This region of Candidatus Hydrogenedentota bacterium genomic DNA includes:
- a CDS encoding transporter substrate-binding domain-containing protein; this encodes MHQTQEPRRFRRLLLAALLAAVCITAAGQTSGVYPVPKRLVFTGDANYPPYEYLENGTAKGFNIELLQAVARVMNFEVEFQLKPWPEARRLLEEGLVDGITGYAYSREREQLVDYSVPHSVLIHGVFSREGETPRVLEDLKSRSVIVQEEEIMHDYLLESGLAGRVATAPDIPSALRLLASGEHDAVLANRYQGLFFCDMLGLSNLRVAPFSVSERDYCFAVPKGRRELLEQLNEGMRILKATGEYRTIYEKWLGVHERDTLMRGMRHVLAALLAALAGLAVTLVWIATLRRQVALRTAELAESERKHRLLIEGSPDAILVHRDGRIIFANPAACRMLHVSAPELLEGAPLAARLSAEAAARLERDSGGETGSDAAAPALEIAIMGPDGETMTLEASSITVPYPSGPALLTMLRDVTPRKRAEEALLREQSLVRTVAETSPVGILMVDTAGLVVFANDRMADLFGQPRTVVEGSPLRAVSGSLHIEEGGAPLETLVPRVAAQGEVVHNLRCGARTRTGGTAVLSLNGAPLEREGGERCAVFTLEDITAVVVAEEEKRRLEAQMLHAQKLESLGVLAGGVAHDFNNMLMAVIGNADIALMDVPPPSPAYKCILEIGHVSRRAADLCRQMLAYSGKGRFTVEAADINRIIRETGGMLKAAVSENALLRFRLAETLPAVEADTAQIIQVLMNLVMNASEALGGQKGAISVGTGVLQWREGLSSETWGVPPQAGAQYVWFEVSDTGQGMTPETVERVFDPFFSTKFTGRGLGLAAVLGIVRGHRGFVQVRSKPGQGSTFQVLLPL
- a CDS encoding exo-alpha-sialidase, which produces MSFRNAFPTAVVAVLCAAHPGGSHAVDLNARHVWVYHESGRFGGWPANHGIWAWGDEILVGYSRGWYKDLGERHHIDRDKPEEHWLARSLDGGETWSLEHPAEKGQLIPQGESLHGIETPGVPVPELQPCPGGIPFTHPDFAITLRMSSVNAGVSRFYWSNDRGHEWQGPFQLPDFGFKGTAARTDYLVDGPDTCTALITVSKADGKEGVPCCVRTEDGGKTWELVSRVMPDPKGYAIMPATVRLSPDELYTVIRERDDSGSWLSGHRSLDNGKTWTREQNPVDDCGTGNPGSLIVMKDGRLCLTYAVRNEPFRMCAKISADNGTTWSPELVLRDDGASRDIGYSQTVQRADGRIVTVYYFTVEADGPERGIAATIWSPPVP
- a CDS encoding methyltransferase domain-containing protein, which encodes MRPINADMILGMARAYMESRILFTAVELDLFTLLSDSPKTLDEAAAAKDASTRGMAILLDALAAMGLLEKTDGLYACPPEVAALMSAGHPDSILPMVKHSGSLWARWSELTDIVREGKGSERPSGAFDDPEELAAFIGAMHVVGRHAAEDFARQADAGNAKNLLDVGGATGTYAEAFLQLNPEMRATVFDRPPVIEMARKRLEKTAVMPRVTLAAGDFYADSLPGGHDLVLLSAIIHQNSPEQNVTLYRKCFDALVPGGRLIIRDHVLSSDRTRPVGGALFAVNMLAATNAGNCYTLDEIRETLEAAGFTGVRLVKDGERMDAMVEAFKP